In one window of Silvanigrella paludirubra DNA:
- the atpC gene encoding ATP synthase F1 subunit epsilon: MVEAKGNMRVVILTPYKRLLDLSGVTELYLPIENGIIGVLPGHAPMVSAVGTGVVVYTQNNVSGFFKVAGGVAEITGASVTLLVDVGEDASQIDVERAKSSLERAENRLIAKASEHIDIKRAEASKLRAIARLEAAELHMGKNSQDKKSL, encoded by the coding sequence ATGGTCGAAGCAAAAGGCAATATGAGAGTTGTAATTTTAACTCCTTACAAGCGTCTTCTTGATCTGTCTGGCGTTACCGAATTGTATTTACCTATTGAAAACGGGATAATCGGGGTATTACCTGGTCACGCTCCAATGGTTTCTGCAGTAGGAACAGGGGTTGTTGTTTATACTCAAAATAACGTCTCAGGTTTTTTTAAAGTTGCTGGAGGTGTTGCTGAAATTACTGGCGCTTCTGTAACTTTATTGGTTGATGTCGGTGAAGATGCATCACAAATTGATGTTGAAAGAGCAAAATCTTCTCTTGAAAGAGCTGAAAATCGTTTGATTGCAAAAGCATCTGAGCATATAGATATTAAAAGAGCTGAAGCCTCAAAATTAAGAGCTATAGCAAGATTAGAAGCAGCGGAATTGCATATGGGCAAAAACTCTCAAGACAAAAAATCATTATAA
- a CDS encoding glycosyltransferase — protein MTSQLTLLEEANFKDNSDIVWLAIDSRSAQSGVVSGISRFVIGLTRALAAELDNRKIVFTKNKKRLKILIVSKSEPAQWVLELVHKYPNIVSFWSGGPGALQKSYDKPIWLWPTFALKRIQKLTNNQVIWFAPANFDRPLFVSRNNMSSRVIQVVHDSIPFMPVKGVGFIFKRQFRFLVKRALSRLPFVTTVSTHSAKILQGLVKKRTAPLYVIGDAVDLHFGSKSRITDNNLLFSLRKKFLDEVTFEKDSEKFTLFIEKIIQGNWVLGVGRNQKYKCWDIASQAVMKVATDSSLNVWFIRIGADQKEISGYLKKCVPKEIGKIKFFENLKTIIFPILSDFELAELYRLSSLLVHPSVAEGFGLPPLEAALSGTPVIYRTSTAVDQHFSPGMLPSNFWCGLDNGYLAIWAKQIEKMLIDNKDSEFYINLNKAKSTREFIVEKAQGKSFEWNESAISLLDWLLSDAGIINKFNKKALNAAFSEVKK, from the coding sequence ATGACTTCTCAGCTGACTTTGTTAGAAGAAGCTAACTTTAAGGATAATTCAGATATTGTTTGGCTTGCTATCGATTCAAGGTCTGCACAGTCAGGTGTTGTTTCAGGTATTTCAAGATTTGTTATAGGTTTGACTAGAGCTCTAGCTGCAGAGTTAGATAATAGAAAAATAGTTTTTACAAAAAATAAAAAAAGATTAAAAATCCTAATTGTTTCTAAGTCAGAGCCAGCTCAATGGGTTCTTGAATTGGTACATAAATATCCAAATATTGTTTCGTTTTGGAGTGGTGGCCCCGGCGCTCTACAAAAGTCTTATGATAAACCAATATGGCTATGGCCAACTTTTGCATTAAAAAGAATTCAAAAGCTCACAAACAACCAAGTTATTTGGTTTGCTCCCGCTAATTTTGATAGACCATTGTTTGTTTCTAGAAATAATATGTCATCAAGAGTAATTCAGGTTGTTCATGACAGTATTCCATTTATGCCCGTTAAAGGTGTTGGCTTTATATTTAAAAGACAGTTTCGCTTTTTAGTAAAAAGAGCTTTATCTCGCTTGCCTTTTGTTACAACGGTTTCAACTCATTCAGCTAAAATACTGCAAGGTTTAGTTAAAAAAAGAACAGCTCCACTATATGTTATTGGTGATGCAGTCGATCTGCATTTTGGAAGTAAATCGAGAATAACTGATAATAATCTTCTTTTTTCCTTACGTAAAAAATTTTTGGATGAAGTTACATTTGAAAAAGATTCTGAAAAATTCACGTTATTTATTGAAAAAATAATACAAGGCAATTGGGTATTAGGTGTAGGAAGAAATCAAAAATATAAGTGCTGGGATATAGCTTCTCAAGCAGTAATGAAAGTCGCAACAGATTCATCATTAAATGTTTGGTTTATTCGAATAGGAGCTGATCAAAAGGAAATATCAGGATATTTAAAAAAATGTGTTCCTAAAGAAATAGGAAAAATTAAATTTTTTGAAAATTTAAAAACAATTATTTTTCCTATTTTGTCTGATTTCGAATTAGCTGAATTATACAGATTGTCGTCGCTTCTTGTTCATCCTTCTGTTGCAGAAGGATTTGGTCTTCCTCCATTAGAAGCTGCTCTAAGTGGAACTCCGGTTATTTATAGAACATCTACCGCTGTAGATCAGCATTTTTCCCCTGGCATGCTTCCAAGTAATTTTTGGTGTGGGTTAGATAATGGTTATTTAGCTATTTGGGCAAAACAAATTGAAAAAATGCTTATAGATAATAAGGATTCTGAATTTTATATAAACTTGAATAAAGCAAAATCCACACGAGAATTTATTGTAGAGAAAGCTCAAGGTAAAAGTTTTGAATGGAATGAGTCAGCAATTTCTCTATTAGATTGGCTTTTAAGTGATGCAGGTATAATAAATAAATTCAATAAAAAAGCTCTTAATGCTGCATTCAGTGAAGTAAAAAAATAG
- a CDS encoding ATP synthase F0 subunit B, with the protein MAGSLDIYPFHDTEGAIRFGIQIGIFLVGVIIAQKLIIGPAIKLHIERKRRTIGATEASRLENDRAKKLEMEYLAQLKKGAEEAKSLRAQEISAAQKAANKLISENQKKADAYLNEVRDHLSSEINQAKSNLPSQVKDLVSTIYKKIGVALLLAIIGYKGFIESSPALAASGTGETSFWYSVFWPYFQFVIYIGALVLFARKPIAAMLDKNRNELRARLSEAKEASILAERKVKEYEAQIASLEKEIAELKEQSLFDAKIERDKIMSDAAKVSESILKDAERAAKELITRSKEEIRQELFNLALHEVEKSLTPEQLHTLDSKLKSETIDGIKTLN; encoded by the coding sequence ATGGCAGGCTCACTAGATATATATCCGTTTCATGACACTGAAGGTGCCATAAGGTTTGGTATTCAGATTGGAATTTTTTTGGTTGGTGTTATTATTGCTCAAAAACTTATCATTGGACCTGCAATAAAACTTCATATTGAACGTAAACGCAGAACAATAGGTGCTACAGAAGCGTCAAGACTAGAAAATGATAGAGCTAAAAAACTTGAAATGGAATATTTAGCTCAATTAAAAAAAGGTGCTGAAGAAGCTAAAAGCTTAAGAGCGCAAGAAATTTCTGCTGCTCAAAAAGCAGCAAACAAATTAATTTCTGAAAATCAAAAAAAGGCTGATGCCTACTTAAATGAAGTTCGTGATCATCTTTCATCTGAAATAAATCAAGCTAAATCTAATCTTCCTAGCCAAGTTAAAGATCTTGTTTCAACAATTTATAAAAAAATTGGCGTTGCATTACTCCTTGCTATTATTGGATATAAAGGTTTTATTGAATCTTCTCCTGCATTAGCCGCATCAGGAACCGGTGAAACATCTTTTTGGTATAGTGTTTTTTGGCCCTATTTCCAGTTTGTAATTTATATTGGTGCTCTTGTTCTTTTTGCGCGCAAGCCAATTGCTGCAATGCTTGATAAAAATAGAAATGAGTTAAGAGCTCGTCTATCTGAAGCAAAAGAAGCAAGTATTTTGGCAGAACGTAAAGTTAAAGAATATGAAGCTCAAATTGCCTCATTAGAAAAAGAAATTGCAGAATTAAAAGAGCAGAGTCTTTTTGATGCAAAAATTGAGCGAGATAAAATTATGTCAGATGCTGCCAAAGTTTCTGAATCTATTTTAAAAGATGCAGAGCGTGCTGCAAAAGAACTTATAACTCGTAGCAAAGAAGAAATTCGTCAAGAATTATTTAATTTGGCTCTTCATGAAGTTGAAAAATCTCTTACTCCTGAACAGTTGCATACACTTGATTCAAAACTCAAGTCAGAGACGATTGACGGAATAAAAACGCTCAATTGA
- a CDS encoding ParB/RepB/Spo0J family partition protein, protein MSSISTINEPQNFEKQKSFTLNQKFSDQSKNYYQNQIIEYISIDNLEPLENQPRHNFDQDSLEDLAQSIRTYGILQPIIVSTDNKEHITIIAGERRWRAAKIAGLDKVPCIVRELHDHSRLELALIENIQRESLSAVEEAQSYKQLIEEHNYSQETLASRIGKNRATIANTIRLLSLPEKILADLNKRVISAGHARALCSFDNEKMQLKVHSIIVKKKLSVRQTEDLIKSFKSEKNQKTLIDSISPDLRYICDQYKGHLGTKVKITGDTNKGKIEISYYTLDDLERISELILGNIITPPK, encoded by the coding sequence ATGAGCTCTATTTCAACGATTAATGAACCACAGAACTTTGAAAAACAAAAATCTTTTACACTAAATCAAAAGTTTTCTGATCAATCCAAAAATTATTATCAAAACCAAATTATTGAATATATTTCCATTGATAATCTGGAGCCACTTGAAAATCAGCCAAGACATAATTTTGATCAAGATAGTTTAGAAGATTTAGCTCAGAGCATACGCACCTATGGAATTCTACAACCTATAATTGTATCTACAGATAACAAAGAACATATTACAATTATCGCCGGTGAAAGAAGATGGAGAGCAGCAAAAATAGCTGGATTAGATAAGGTTCCTTGCATTGTTCGAGAACTACATGATCATTCTAGGCTTGAACTAGCTTTAATTGAAAATATTCAAAGAGAATCTTTATCTGCTGTTGAAGAAGCTCAATCGTATAAGCAGCTTATTGAAGAACACAATTACTCTCAAGAAACATTAGCATCACGCATTGGAAAAAACAGGGCAACAATAGCAAATACGATCCGACTTTTATCACTTCCAGAGAAAATTTTAGCTGATTTAAATAAACGAGTCATTTCAGCAGGACATGCTAGAGCACTATGCTCATTTGACAATGAAAAAATGCAATTAAAAGTGCATTCCATCATTGTAAAGAAAAAATTATCGGTAAGACAAACGGAAGATCTCATTAAATCTTTTAAATCGGAAAAGAATCAAAAAACTCTTATCGATTCCATATCTCCCGATCTCCGTTACATTTGTGATCAATATAAAGGGCACTTAGGGACAAAAGTTAAGATAACAGGGGATACAAACAAAGGGAAAATTGAAATTAGTTATTATACTTTAGATGACTTAGAAAGAATTTCGGAATTAATTCTCGGTAATATTATAACTCCACCAAAATGA
- the atpH gene encoding ATP synthase F1 subunit delta has protein sequence MNKFSGPLARRYGTALFECAIEASQKGDPSLFESYVEASRTLMTIFNKKMTSFFINPTLSIEEKKQLLDTVLNKIFVNKKIPSELSDFLKLMLENHRFSELQMVLKNFLIRADEYAGVARATIISASKLNENGESEFSSVLHNVLNKKIILESKVDESLRSGFIIKVGNTNVDASLRSRLLNLKESLS, from the coding sequence ATGAATAAATTTTCTGGTCCTCTCGCAAGACGTTATGGGACTGCACTGTTTGAATGTGCAATTGAAGCATCTCAAAAAGGTGATCCTAGTTTGTTTGAAAGCTATGTTGAAGCTTCTAGAACTTTGATGACTATTTTTAATAAAAAAATGACTTCATTTTTTATTAATCCGACTTTATCAATTGAAGAAAAAAAACAACTTCTTGATACAGTTCTTAATAAAATATTTGTCAATAAAAAAATTCCTTCAGAGTTATCTGATTTTTTAAAATTAATGTTAGAAAATCACCGCTTCTCTGAATTACAAATGGTTTTAAAAAACTTTTTAATTAGAGCAGATGAATATGCAGGAGTAGCAAGAGCTACAATTATTTCTGCAAGTAAGTTAAATGAAAATGGAGAATCCGAATTTTCTTCCGTTCTTCATAATGTTTTAAATAAAAAAATAATCCTCGAATCGAAGGTAGATGAATCCCTACGTTCTGGTTTTATTATAAAAGTTGGAAATACAAACGTGGATGCGAGTCTGCGTTCTCGTCTTTTGAATCTTAAAGAGTCTTTGAGTTAG
- the ftsZ gene encoding cell division protein FtsZ → MSERADKNNKYSSNAIIKVIGVGGGGGNALNTMIESGLSGVEFIAANTDVQALQSNLAPIKIQLGRELTKGLGAGANPEMGRNAALEDKAILQEVLSGADMVFVTGGMGGGTGTGAAPIIAQVARELGALTVGVVTKPFTFEGKRRKQQSEHGIQSLRQSVDTLITIPNQRLLSIAPPEMSMLEGFKLADEVLLNAVKGISDIINIPGRVNVDFADVKTIMSEMGMALMGIGTATGPNRAAEAARSAINSPLLEDIDIEGATGILINITGTSSMTLHEISEASTLIQEAAHEEANIIFGAVIDETMGETIRVTVIATGFDQARVSFPETAHGFSNIQQQGQFIPPNVTNQPQQQIPQQAFAGMNSQRSQTGFAQNIPAVNPYDVRNPNQMSNQQIHQQNQFAQPNNQPNHFARPQQFGRDVQQNYNQGIPNQQSPRSNNPNQDLNNSHNNLNSGNLFRSNPQVDHRNTLNNQHHNPIKSHENQAPSAWPNQPQNSKNEPTSDLEELTKWTFDMANQQQNSNKANDPKVMGASSAIKNEDHNQEDAAETALKLAKELSDIEIDDSDFETPAFMRRKDDSHRNA, encoded by the coding sequence ATGAGTGAAAGAGCGGATAAAAATAATAAATACTCTTCAAACGCAATCATTAAAGTGATTGGTGTGGGTGGAGGCGGAGGAAACGCTCTGAATACAATGATTGAATCTGGACTCAGTGGTGTTGAATTTATTGCAGCAAATACTGATGTTCAAGCGCTTCAATCAAATCTTGCTCCCATTAAAATCCAACTTGGACGTGAATTGACGAAAGGTCTTGGAGCTGGTGCAAATCCAGAAATGGGCAGAAATGCAGCTCTTGAAGACAAAGCAATTTTACAAGAAGTTTTAAGTGGCGCCGATATGGTTTTCGTAACTGGTGGTATGGGCGGTGGTACTGGAACCGGTGCAGCTCCTATTATTGCACAAGTTGCACGAGAATTAGGTGCGTTAACAGTAGGTGTTGTAACAAAGCCTTTTACATTTGAAGGTAAAAGAAGAAAACAACAATCTGAACATGGTATTCAATCCTTAAGACAGTCTGTAGATACCCTAATTACTATTCCAAACCAAAGACTTTTAAGCATTGCTCCACCAGAAATGTCCATGCTTGAAGGATTTAAACTCGCAGATGAAGTTTTATTAAATGCAGTTAAAGGCATTTCAGATATTATTAACATTCCTGGACGCGTAAATGTGGACTTTGCAGATGTAAAAACAATTATGTCTGAAATGGGTATGGCACTTATGGGTATAGGTACTGCTACTGGCCCTAATAGAGCCGCTGAAGCCGCTCGTTCTGCTATTAATTCTCCATTACTTGAAGATATAGATATTGAAGGCGCAACTGGAATTCTAATTAATATTACGGGAACAAGTTCCATGACACTTCATGAAATTAGTGAAGCTTCTACTCTAATTCAAGAAGCAGCGCATGAAGAAGCTAATATTATATTTGGTGCCGTAATTGATGAAACTATGGGTGAAACCATTCGAGTGACAGTAATTGCTACAGGATTTGATCAAGCGCGCGTTTCTTTTCCAGAAACAGCTCACGGATTTTCAAATATTCAGCAACAAGGTCAATTCATTCCACCTAACGTAACAAATCAACCACAACAACAAATACCACAGCAGGCATTTGCAGGAATGAATTCACAACGTTCACAAACAGGTTTTGCGCAAAATATTCCTGCCGTAAATCCTTATGACGTTAGAAATCCAAATCAAATGTCTAATCAACAAATTCATCAGCAAAATCAGTTTGCTCAACCAAATAATCAACCAAATCATTTTGCTAGACCACAACAATTTGGAAGAGATGTTCAACAAAATTACAATCAAGGAATTCCAAATCAACAAAGCCCTAGATCAAATAATCCAAACCAAGATTTAAATAACTCTCACAATAATTTAAATTCTGGAAATTTATTTAGATCAAACCCTCAAGTTGATCATAGAAACACATTAAACAACCAACATCATAATCCAATTAAATCTCATGAAAACCAAGCTCCCTCTGCTTGGCCTAATCAGCCACAAAACTCCAAAAATGAGCCAACTTCCGATTTAGAAGAACTAACAAAATGGACTTTTGATATGGCAAATCAGCAACAAAATTCAAATAAAGCAAATGATCCAAAAGTAATGGGTGCTTCTTCTGCTATTAAAAACGAAGATCACAATCAAGAAGATGCTGCTGAAACAGCTTTAAAACTTGCTAAAGAATTATCTGATATTGAAATTGATGATTCTGATTTTGAAACGCCAGCATTTATGCGCAGAAAAGATGATTCACACAGGAATGCTTGA
- a CDS encoding F0F1 ATP synthase subunit gamma, which produces MPASLKDLRSKIKSVKGTQQITKAMKLVSAAKFGRAQHNVVNSRPYAHSLAQLTSKIAGVVSGGCNHPLMNESSSKVAAVLVISSERGLCGGYNANVTKHAIKTISELESEGYKVVTICIGKKALQTLSRRRKLLTKTKEEALFVSENDYCNDPSVLVSENGLISITAHFDKPTNANATRLSDAFGKLYSDGKIGKFVVVYNKFQSAMSQTPTSDVVLPLHIGTTSIEAEPIFEPEVDELISFVIPRYMASRIFQTLLEAVASEHGARMTAMDNATRNAKEMERKLQITYQRARQAAITKELIEIISGAEAL; this is translated from the coding sequence ATGCCAGCAAGTCTTAAGGATCTTCGCAGTAAAATAAAAAGTGTAAAAGGCACTCAACAAATTACGAAAGCAATGAAGTTGGTTTCTGCTGCGAAGTTTGGCCGTGCGCAGCACAATGTGGTTAATTCTAGACCATACGCCCATTCCTTAGCACAACTTACTTCAAAAATTGCTGGTGTAGTTAGCGGCGGATGTAATCATCCGCTTATGAATGAGTCTTCTTCTAAAGTAGCTGCCGTTCTTGTGATCTCTTCTGAAAGAGGTTTATGTGGTGGCTATAATGCTAACGTAACAAAACATGCAATCAAAACAATTTCAGAACTCGAATCAGAGGGCTATAAAGTTGTAACGATTTGTATTGGAAAAAAAGCATTACAAACTTTAAGTAGAAGACGTAAGTTATTAACGAAAACAAAAGAGGAAGCATTATTTGTTTCTGAAAACGATTATTGCAATGATCCTTCTGTTTTAGTTTCAGAAAATGGGCTTATTTCAATTACAGCTCATTTTGACAAACCAACAAATGCAAACGCGACACGTTTATCAGATGCTTTTGGTAAGCTTTATTCAGATGGTAAAATTGGAAAATTTGTTGTTGTCTATAATAAATTCCAGTCTGCTATGTCACAAACTCCAACGTCTGATGTTGTTTTGCCACTTCATATTGGTACTACTTCAATTGAAGCAGAGCCTATTTTTGAGCCAGAAGTTGATGAGCTCATTTCATTTGTGATTCCAAGATATATGGCATCAAGAATTTTTCAAACACTTCTTGAAGCTGTTGCAAGTGAACATGGTGCACGTATGACTGCAATGGATAATGCTACAAGAAATGCTAAGGAAATGGAGCGTAAACTCCAAATTACTTATCAAAGGGCTCGTCAGGCGGCAATTACTAAGGAACTTATTGAAATTATAAGCGGTGCTGAAGCACTATAA
- the atpA gene encoding F0F1 ATP synthase subunit alpha, producing MEHIRVDEISQLLKQKIQAFGQKAEVSETGTVVSIADGMARIYGLEKAMISELITFENGVKGIVLNLEEDNVGVAVFSGAETVREGMQVRRTGNVNSIPVGPQLLGRVVNALGEPIDGLGELNSNEISPVEVKAPGIMARKSVHEPMQTGIKSIDSMIPIGRGQRELIIGDRQTGKTAIAIDTIINQKGNGVKCIYVAIGQKYSTIAQVVEKLRRAGALEYTTIVVAGASEAATLQFMAPYTGCTIGEYFRDRGEHAVVFYDDLTKHAQAYRELSLLLRRPPGREAYPGDVFYLHSRLLERACKLNDELGAGSLTAFPIIETQANDISAYIPTNVISITDGQIFLEADLFNAGMRPAVNAGLSVSRVGGAAQTGAMKQVAGNLRLELAQYRELAAFAQFGSDLDAATRKQINRGQRLTELLKQAQYSPLPMEKQVLTIFSAINGYLDNIEVRFVGAFERQMLNYFEATHKKILDEIATGKKMSNELQAEIKKALDDFAKRFEPNASKS from the coding sequence ATGGAGCATATCCGGGTTGATGAAATAAGCCAATTATTAAAACAAAAAATTCAGGCTTTTGGACAAAAGGCAGAAGTATCTGAAACAGGCACAGTTGTGTCTATTGCAGATGGCATGGCTCGAATTTACGGCCTTGAAAAAGCAATGATCAGTGAACTTATCACGTTTGAAAACGGGGTTAAAGGTATTGTACTTAACCTTGAAGAAGATAACGTTGGTGTTGCTGTATTTTCTGGGGCAGAAACTGTTCGTGAAGGTATGCAAGTTCGCCGGACTGGAAACGTAAATAGTATTCCAGTAGGTCCACAGTTATTAGGCAGAGTTGTAAATGCTTTAGGTGAGCCTATTGATGGCCTAGGTGAATTAAACTCAAATGAAATTTCTCCTGTTGAAGTAAAAGCACCCGGTATTATGGCACGTAAAAGTGTTCATGAACCAATGCAAACTGGAATTAAGTCAATTGACTCTATGATTCCAATTGGGCGCGGACAACGTGAGCTTATTATTGGTGACCGCCAAACAGGAAAAACAGCAATTGCTATCGATACAATCATTAACCAAAAAGGTAATGGTGTTAAATGTATCTATGTTGCAATTGGACAAAAATATTCAACAATTGCACAGGTTGTTGAAAAACTTCGCCGCGCAGGAGCTCTTGAGTATACAACAATTGTTGTTGCTGGTGCCTCCGAGGCTGCAACTCTACAATTTATGGCTCCTTATACGGGCTGTACAATTGGTGAATACTTCCGTGATCGTGGTGAACACGCGGTTGTATTTTATGATGATTTAACAAAACACGCTCAAGCTTATCGTGAGCTTTCTTTATTACTTCGTAGACCTCCAGGTCGTGAAGCATATCCTGGTGACGTATTTTATCTACACAGCCGTTTATTAGAGCGTGCATGTAAATTAAATGATGAATTAGGTGCAGGAAGTTTAACAGCTTTTCCTATTATTGAGACTCAAGCTAATGATATCTCAGCATATATTCCTACAAACGTAATTTCTATTACAGACGGTCAAATCTTCTTAGAAGCTGACTTATTTAATGCTGGTATGCGTCCTGCTGTAAATGCTGGTCTATCCGTATCTCGTGTGGGTGGAGCTGCTCAAACTGGCGCAATGAAACAAGTTGCAGGTAATCTTCGTCTTGAATTAGCTCAATATCGTGAGTTGGCTGCATTTGCTCAATTTGGTTCCGATCTTGACGCCGCAACGCGTAAGCAAATTAACCGTGGTCAAAGATTAACTGAATTGCTTAAGCAAGCTCAATACTCTCCATTGCCTATGGAAAAACAAGTTCTTACTATTTTTTCAGCTATTAATGGCTATTTAGATAACATTGAAGTGCGTTTCGTAGGTGCTTTTGAGCGTCAAATGCTCAATTATTTTGAAGCTACTCATAAGAAAATTTTAGATGAAATTGCTACAGGTAAGAAAATGAGCAACGAGTTGCAAGCGGAAATTAAAAAAGCCCTTGACGATTTCGCAAAGAGGTTTGAACCAAATGCCAGCAAGTCTTAA
- the atpD gene encoding F0F1 ATP synthase subunit beta, whose product MSGLGKIIQVMGPVVDVQFTHGNLPEIYYALRTTNTSINSEKENLVLEVAQHLGENTVRAIAMDSTEGLCRGIEVRNTGEQISVPVGNAVLGRIMNVIGEPIDGRGKVGSEKHYPIHRKAPDFTRQSTKLEMLETGIKVVDLLAPYQKGGKIGLFGGAGVGKTVLIMELINNIAKQHGGYSVFAGVGERTREGNDLYHEMKDSGVLDKVALVYGQMNEPPGARARVALSGLSVAEYFRDEQNQDVLFFVDNIFRFTQAGAEISALLGRIPSAVGYQPNLATEMGDLQERITSTNTGSITSVQAIYVPADDYTDPAPATAFAHLDATTNLDRSLTEKGIYPAVHPLNSTSRILDPQIVGDEHYNTARKVQQILQRYKELQDIIAILGMDELSEEDKLVVARARRIERFLSQPFHVAEVFTGNPGCYVKVSDTVRSFKEVCEGKWDHLPESAFYMVGGIDEAVEKARKMGVSV is encoded by the coding sequence ATGTCAGGATTAGGAAAAATCATTCAAGTCATGGGGCCTGTTGTTGACGTGCAATTTACGCATGGAAACCTGCCTGAAATTTATTATGCTTTACGTACAACAAATACTTCTATTAATAGCGAAAAAGAAAATCTTGTTTTAGAAGTTGCTCAACATCTTGGTGAAAACACAGTTAGAGCAATTGCTATGGACTCCACAGAAGGTCTATGTCGTGGAATTGAAGTTCGTAATACTGGAGAACAAATTTCAGTACCAGTTGGGAATGCTGTTCTTGGTAGAATTATGAACGTAATTGGTGAGCCAATTGATGGCCGCGGTAAAGTTGGATCAGAAAAACACTATCCAATTCACCGTAAGGCTCCTGATTTTACTCGTCAGAGTACAAAACTTGAAATGCTTGAAACAGGTATTAAAGTTGTTGACTTGCTTGCTCCTTATCAAAAAGGTGGAAAAATTGGTCTTTTTGGTGGAGCTGGGGTTGGTAAAACAGTATTAATTATGGAATTAATTAATAATATTGCTAAACAACACGGTGGTTACTCCGTATTTGCTGGTGTTGGTGAACGTACTCGTGAAGGTAACGACCTTTATCATGAAATGAAAGACTCAGGAGTTCTTGATAAAGTGGCTCTAGTGTATGGGCAAATGAATGAGCCGCCAGGAGCACGTGCTCGTGTTGCTCTTTCAGGTCTTTCTGTTGCAGAATATTTCCGTGATGAACAAAATCAAGACGTTTTATTTTTCGTAGATAATATTTTCCGCTTTACACAAGCTGGTGCAGAAATTTCCGCCTTACTTGGCCGTATTCCATCTGCTGTGGGTTATCAACCAAACTTAGCTACAGAAATGGGTGATCTACAAGAGCGTATTACTTCTACGAACACAGGTTCTATTACTTCTGTTCAAGCTATTTACGTTCCTGCAGATGACTATACTGACCCAGCGCCTGCTACAGCATTTGCTCACCTTGATGCAACAACAAACCTAGATCGTTCCTTAACTGAAAAAGGAATTTATCCAGCTGTTCATCCTCTTAACTCAACAAGTAGAATTCTAGATCCTCAAATTGTTGGAGATGAGCATTACAATACAGCGCGTAAAGTTCAGCAAATTTTACAACGCTACAAAGAGTTACAAGATATTATTGCAATTCTTGGTATGGATGAGCTTTCTGAAGAAGATAAACTTGTAGTTGCTCGTGCACGCCGTATAGAACGTTTTCTTTCTCAGCCATTTCACGTTGCAGAAGTATTTACTGGTAATCCAGGTTGTTACGTTAAAGTTTCAGATACCGTTCGTAGCTTTAAAGAGGTTTGTGAAGGTAAATGGGATCACTTACCGGAATCAGCATTTTATATGGTTGGCGGTATAGACGAGGCAGTTGAAAAAGCAAGAAAGATGGGAGTTTCCGTCTAA